TTAAATCAATATTATGTTGAATCATTTAGCTTCTTAAATAAGGAAATTCAAGATTTAAAAGAAGCAGGAAATAATCCAGCTGCTCTTAGAAAAGAAATAGCTGATGAAGTTAATAAATTATTAGCCGCTAAAGGTTTAAATGAATATTTAATAACTGAAGAAAATCCGACAGCTCAAGTATTTAATGAGCATTTATCAAAAGCATTAGATAAATTAGTAGAAAATAATTCTCAAAATAATTCATCTGCTAGTGATTCTACAACTGATAAATGAAAAACTATTTTAATTGCTGTTTCTGCTATTTCTACAGCAGCTGTTGTTGCAATGATTATTGCTATAGTTGTTTATTTAGCTCGTAAAAAACAAACTAAATAATACAAATTCATCTTTTTTAAATAAGTAATATAAAATATTACTTATTTTTTTATTTTAAAATTTTAAAAATTAAAAAAAGTTTTTCAAATTAGTAATTATAAAAGAAATATAATAATCTTAGAGGTGTAAAAAATGAGTAGTTTCCCAAGAATTGTTATTGATGAAAATAAATTTAAAACTAATATTAAACGGGCAATAGAAATATGTAAAGAAAAAAATATTAATGTTTTAGCTGTTACTAAAGGTTTTGTTGGAAATCATAGAATGGTAGAAATTTTTGCTGAGTGTGGTATTGAATATTTTGGTGATTCTAGATTAGAAAATATAGCAAATTATCAAGACATAAAAGGACACAAACAATTATTAAGAATACCACAAATTGAAGAAATTCCACAATTAGTTGAATTGTGTGATTCATCACTTAATGGTGATATTAATGTAATTAAAGCAATTAGTGATTATGTAATTAAAAATAACAAAAAAGCACATCAAATTATTTTAATGATTGATTTAGGTGATAGAAGAGAAGGAATTCTAACTAATCAAATTCATGAAACAGTAAATGAAATAATCCAATTAAAAGGAGTGCAATTAATAGGTATAGGATGTAATTTTGGCTGTTATGGTGCTAGAATACCATCAGTAGAAAAAATGAAAGAATTTGTTCAAATTAAAAAAGATATTGAAACAACTTATAATTTAAAATTAACTCATATTTCAGGCGGCAATAGTTTGAGTTTACATATGGTATGAGAAAATACAATGCCTGAAGAA
Above is a window of Mycoplasma sp. 1018B DNA encoding:
- a CDS encoding alanine/ornithine racemase family PLP-dependent enzyme — its product is MSSFPRIVIDENKFKTNIKRAIEICKEKNINVLAVTKGFVGNHRMVEIFAECGIEYFGDSRLENIANYQDIKGHKQLLRIPQIEEIPQLVELCDSSLNGDINVIKAISDYVIKNNKKAHQIILMIDLGDRREGILTNQIHETVNEIIQLKGVQLIGIGCNFGCYGARIPSVEKMKEFVQIKKDIETTYNLKLTHISGGNSLSLHMVWENTMPEEVNFLRMGFAMIFGTEDKYRQTIKGMYRDAFKCQASVVEVDIKSSLPEGEAGIDAFGHKPVFEDKGIIKRLLLAIGKLDTSFDDMYPIDSNLEILGGSSDLMILNATNSSIDYKVGDIIEFNLDWGSLLYLFSSKYVSKKFIK